The sequence below is a genomic window from Thermoplasmata archaeon.
TATTGGAAACCTATGGAAAAATGTGGCAATCTGCAAAAGTTGAAAGCTTTGGCTCGATCTCAAACAGAGCAGCTATTAATAAAAAAGAAAACTTTGAGCTCAGACCTGATTTTTTATATACTTATTTTGGAAGAGGACGTGAAAGAGCAGACATTACAAGGAAAATGCTTAACTCTTCAGAAGGAAACGTGACGATAGAAGAGATCATGAAAATAATGAGAATGCACAATGAGCCTGAATTTTTACCAAAAAAAGGATCGAATAGAGATATTTGCATGCATGCAGGTTCTCTAACAAGAAGATATCAAACTGTAAACTCAATGATTGTTGAACTCGGCTCTAAATTTACGCTGTTATGGTTTACTTACTCTTCAAATCCGTGCATTTCACTATACAAGCCATTATTTCTTGGATTTGAAAATGTAGCGTACAATAAAGAGTACTGGGAAAATGCTGAAAAGCTGCACAGAATTCTGGCAAACACGACAAAAATCAATTACAGCAAAGCAATGGCTGAAACTGTAAGTTCACAAACACAAATTAACGAACTTGTGAAGGATCTCAGTGACAAAATAAACAGCAGTGGAAAAATAGAAAAATCGTATATTGACAAAATCTATGAAGAGGTCAGAATGGTCGATGAAAAACATCTGAATGCACTGAAAACATTGTTATAGCACTTTCAATGCAGTATCTCATAAATCTTGCGGGCTTTGTTTGTGCCTATTCCTTTCACTTTCTTCAGATCTATAACACTCGCCTTTGAAATGTTCTCTATGCTCTTAAAATGATCCAGCAATTTTGTGGCGGTCTCAGTGCCCACATATGGCAAACTTGAAAGTACATATATTTTCCAGTCTCTTTCGTCCATGCTCTTTTTCAATGAATGCTCCCATTTCTGCACCGGGGCCTTATCATTTTTTCCGGATTCTTCTCTATCTTTAAAGATCCTGATCAGTTCTATAAACGCATTATCGGACAAAGTTACAAACAGATCAATGTTGTAAACATACCTTACCTCAAGAAAAGAGCCTGCAATACTGGCACTTTGTAGCCCTTCAGCCTCAGAATTATAGTTGTTGATTATCAGCACCTTTCTTTTTATTGGCTTTTTAAAAATAGTGTTAAATGCGTACATTCTTGCAAGCTGATCCCATAGATGCCCATTTTTTACAGAATTGATATAATCAGTGTACTCTTTTCTTTCTATAATAATACAGTACTCATCAAATTCCATACAGATATCTGAAATATCAAGGTTTTCAAGCGATATATTTTCAAATATTTTTCCAAGTTTTAGCGAAAATTCAGATTCTCTGTAATCTATATGCGCTTTCATTTTCTGTATTTTTCCAGGCCTCTTTTCAAAACTTCATAAGATAACAATGCGCATTTTAAACGAACCGGCGTGAGTGTAATGCCTAGCTCTTTCAATAGATCTTCACTCTTAAAATTATTTAGCTCTTCAATTGTCTTGCCTTTTATAAGCTCTGTCAATATAGATGCAGATGCCTGGCTTATCGCACATCCTTTTCCGTAAAATTTCACATCTTCCACTACATTATTATTTATTTTCAAAAACAGTTCTATCTCATCGCCACAGGAAGAATTGCTGCCTTTTTCGTCTACCTGCGCATGCTCTATAGTCCCGAAGTTTCTCGGGTTTTTGTAATGTTCTAGTATAAAATCTAAATATAAGTTTTCATCCATATTAAATCACTTAATCTTTAATATTTTATAAATGTTATCCAAGCCATCTATAAATGTCTCTATATCATCCTTATCATTGTACACATAAAAACTCGCTCTCGCAGTAGCTACTATGCCAAGTCGATCCATAAGCGGCTGCGCACAATGGTGCCCGGATCTAACTGCCACTCCTGACCGGTCAAGAATCGATGCAACATCATGAGAATGTATCATTATTCCCTGCCTCTGCATGTTGGTGGCAAGACTTTCAGGATTGATGTTTTTAAAATTAAAAGCAATCACGCCTCCTTTTTTTTCAGCATCTGACGGTCCGTATATATCCAGGTCTTTTCTCTCTTTCAATCGGTTCAAAGCATAGGATACCAGCTCTTTTTCATGATCTCTTACATTCTGCATACCTATATTATTCAGATAGTCTATAGCTGCACTTAATCCTATAGCACCTGCAACGTTTGGAGTTCCTGCCTCAAATTTCTGTGGTGTTTCTGCCCATGTTGCACCTTCTTTATGCACTTCATTAATCATCTCGCCACCGCCCATAAACGGTTCTAGATTTTCTAGAATGTCATATTTTCCATAAAGCACTCCGATCCCCATAGGACCAAGCATCTTGTGCCCGGAAAATGCCAGAAAATCACAGTTCAGGTCCTGAACATTTACTGGCATATGAGGTACTGATTGTGCAGCATCAACTATAAACAGGGCATTGTGGTCATGCGCTATTTTTCCGATTTTCTTGATGTCATTGATTGTGCCCAGAACATTAGAGGCATGCGCAACCGTGATTATTTTGGTTCGGTCAGTAATAAGCTTTTCATAATCTTCCATTTTTAGTGTCCCGTCATCATTAATGTCTACAAACTTGAGCTTCAACCCTTTTTTGGACCAGATCTGCCATGGAACTATGTTTGAATGATGTTCCATCACTGTCGTAATGACTTCATCGCCTTCTTTCAGATAATTAAAGCCGTAAACGTAAGCAAGCAGGTTCAAAGCCTCAGTAGCGTTTCTTACAAATATGATCTCTTCCGGCCTGCGCGCTTTTATAAAATCCGCAACCTTCGCTCTTGCAGCTTCATATTTTTCAGTAGCCACTTCTCCAATATTGTAAATGGCTCTGTGTACATTGGCATTGTAATTTCGATAATAATCAGAAATTGCATCTATTACACTATTCGGTTTCTGGGTTGTTGCTGTGCTATCTAAGTAAGTAAGTTTCTTTCCATTTATAATTCTTTGCAAAATTGGAAAATCCTGCTTTATTTTTTGTGTATCAATCATATCACTCACCTATATTCAAAAATCTAGTGCCCTCAGTTATCAATATCTGTCTCACTACCTCATCCAAAAATCCATCAACAAGTATCTTTTTGGCACTGATCTCATCGAGACCTCTCGTTAACAAATAAAAAATGTGATCGGGATCTACATTTGTGGAAGTGGCCGCATGCCTGGCTACAGAGCCAGAGCCGTCTATTTCCAAAAATGGCAGTGTTATGCTGTTTGTGCCTCTGTTTAACAACAGTGCATTGCCTTCATAAAATGCATTGCTTCTCGTTGCATCTTTCTCAATCTTTATGTTGCCGCGCATTATAGCCCTTGAATAATCTAACAATGCAACCTTGATATTTGAAAAGCTGGTAGTATCTGGAGCTGTATGAAGCGCATCTGTAATGCTCTCATATACTTGCTTGTTTTTTCCGATTGCCGCACCAACAACTTTTGCAGAACTGGATTGCCCTATATATATGCTCTTGGAATCCATAAGATGATACTCAAAGTTCTTAAGAGCATAGTACCATTCTTCTTTAGCATCTTTATTTAATATTGATTCTTTGACAGACATTAGGCTGTGCGATGCACCGTCTCCTAAATACAATGATTTTAGCTTTGCATTGTTGTTGATTATATATGTAGCACCATCCAAATATTGGCCAGACTCTTTTATGTTCGTATAGTTTATAAGCTGAACATCACTGTTTTCTTCAATGTAAAATATGTCGTTTTTTATAGTTTTACCAGTTCCAAAGATCGTGTTCAGGCTTATGTTCTTTATTATCTTATTTTTCGGGACATGCACAAACAATCCAGTGCCCCAAACCGCATTTTTCAAGGCAGTATATTCATCAGAAGCATGACTCATAGCATCTTTAATGAGCTCTGGATATTTCTTTATAGCATCATTTATATCTATTATTTCTACTCCGTCAAGATTTAGATGGATATCTAAATCTTTTTTTTGCGATAGATCAAAACATACTCTGTTGTTTTTATACTCGAACAATCCCTTTGTTTTTTGTTTATTAGAAAAATTATCAAGCAAATTTTGAATGTATTTATCTTTGTCAAAATAATTTTTTTCAACTGGTGAATCTGCAATCTTCCTAGACTGAAAAAAATGAAAAAGTTCTAGATTTTTAAGTCTCAGATCTAAAAACCAGCCTGGTTCATTATTCGAATTTGAAATGTTTATAAGGTCATCATCAGAGATCATCCGACCGCCCCCAACTTGCTCATTTCTAACTTGATAAGCCTGTTTAGCTCCAGCGAAAATTCAAGAGGTATTTCTTTCATTACATCATCCAAAAACCCAAGTACGATCATAGACCTTGCCTCATCCTCTTTCAGACCTCGGGTCTGCATATAAAACAGCTCTTCTTCACCGATCTTGCCAACGCTGGCTTCATGCGCAACAGTAGCAGAATCTTCATAAACTTCATTGTGAGGATAGGTGATGGATTTAGAACGGTCATCTAGAATTAGCGCATCACACTGTACATGCGATTTTGAGTTATATGCACCTTTTGAGATCCTCAACAAACCTCTGTAAACAGATACACCACCATCCATGCTGATGCTTTTTGATATGACCTTCGAAGAAGTGTTAGGTGCCAGATGCAACACTTTTGCACCACCATCTTTCCAAGTATTGCCTGAGCTCAATACGATGTTCAGATGCGATGCTGTTGCTCGTTCACCTCTTAGATAACTGGATGGATATAGCATTGTTACTTTAGAACCAAGGCTGCCCCCTACCCACTCCATCTTTCCATCTCGATCGACCCATGCCCGTTTTGTATTTAAATTGTAAATATCCTTGCTCCAGTTTTGAACAGTTGTGTATCTTACTTTGGCCTTTTCTTTAACATAGATCTCTACCACTGCACTGTGCAAAGAACTGAGATTGTAAACTGGCGCAGTACACCCCTCAATATAACTGACCGCACTGTCTTTTTCTGCTATGATTAAGGTATGTTCAAATTGCCCTTCTTGCGCAGAGTTCATTCTGAAATAAGTCATTAAAGGCAGGTCCAGTTTTACTCCTGCAGGCACATAAACAAAGCTGCCACCGCTCCAGACTGCACCATGCAATGCAGAAAATTTGTTGTCTCGCATAGGCACTGCTTTCATAAAATACTCTTTTACAATGTCCGGATGCTCCTTCAAAGCAGTATCCAGATCTGAGAATATCACACCTTTTGCATCAAGCTCTTTCTTTATGTTTGCATACACTCCTTCAGATTCAAACTGTGCAACAGAGCCTGCAAGATACTTGCGCTCCATTTCAGGAACGCCAAGAGCTTCAAATGTGTCTTTTATGTCCTTAGGTACATCATTCCAGCTTCTAGTCTTTATAGATTCTGGCCGTAAATAATAGGTGATATCATCAAAGTTTAGTTCTCTTAAATCAGGACCCCAGTTTGGCATAGGAGCTTCAAGAAATATCTCTAATGACTTTAATCTTAATCTGCGCATCCAGTCTGGTTCTTTCTTAACCTCCGAGATCTCTTCCACTACCTTTTTGCTCAATCCTTTTTCTGTAACAAACTCATATTTTTGGGGCGTTACAAAATTGTATTTTTGCTCATCGCGCTCTATTATCTTATCTTTCATATTATTCGCCCTTACATATTTCTTATCCAGTCATAGCCTTTTTCTTCAATTTGCATGGCCAGACTATAATCTCCGGATCTTAGAATTTTGCCATTGTATAATACATGAACATAATGTGGTTTTAGATACTTAAGTATGCGCTGATAATGTGTTATTATCAATGCTCCCATAGAGTCAGAGCCTGTAATTATGCTGTTCAGTGAATTTGCAACCGTTTCTAGGGCATCTACATCAAGCCCAGAATCAATTTCATCAACAACCGCTATTTTCGGAAGTAATGTAGCCATCTGCAAAATTTCCGATTTTTTTCGCTCTCCGCCAGAAAAACCTTCATTTGTATTTCTTCCCAGAAATGATGGATCAAGACTTAACACTTTTGATTTTTCCTGCACTTTTGTTATGAAATCTTTAAAATTAATATTTTCAGTAGGGTGCTCAGCTAAATATGCAGATCTGATCAGTGTAAAAAGCTTGACTCCGGGAAGTGAGATCGGGGCCTGAAACGTTAAAAACAATCCTTTTTTCGCACGTTCTTCTGTGGGCAAGTTCGTAATATCTTCATCATCTAGCAAAATTCTTCCCTTTGTAATTTTATATTTTTTATCTCCGAATATTATATGAGCAAGTGTAGTTTTGCCACTGCCATTCGGGCCCATCAACGCATGAATCTCCCCCTGCCGAATCTCTAAATTTACACCTCTTAAAATTTCTTTGTTCTCTATTTCTGCATGAATATCTTCTATCTTCAAGCTAATCATATTTATCAAATAGCAAAATCACAATTGCTATTTTAATATTTTGTAGTTGTTTTA
It includes:
- a CDS encoding peptidase U34; protein product: MCDTLVSMNQNNANKNVTYFAKNSDREPDEIQLVEYYPRIIRDKIVKCTYIDVAFEGESNAIVISRPYWMWGAEMGVNEYGVAIGNEALFTKRKFEKKGLLGMDLLRLGLEKGKTAEETLKIIIRYIEEYGQGGSNSLNKDEYYDNSFMIADKQEAYILETYGKMWQSAKVESFGSISNRAAINKKENFELRPDFLYTYFGRGRERADITRKMLNSSEGNVTIEEIMKIMRMHNEPEFLPKKGSNRDICMHAGSLTRRYQTVNSMIVELGSKFTLLWFTYSSNPCISLYKPLFLGFENVAYNKEYWENAEKLHRILANTTKINYSKAMAETVSSQTQINELVKDLSDKINSSGKIEKSYIDKIYEEVRMVDEKHLNALKTLL
- a CDS encoding helix-hairpin-helix domain-containing protein, translated to MKAHIDYRESEFSLKLGKIFENISLENLDISDICMEFDEYCIIIERKEYTDYINSVKNGHLWDQLARMYAFNTIFKKPIKRKVLIINNYNSEAEGLQSASIAGSFLEVRYVYNIDLFVTLSDNAFIELIRIFKDREESGKNDKAPVQKWEHSLKKSMDERDWKIYVLSSLPYVGTETATKLLDHFKSIENISKASVIDLKKVKGIGTNKARKIYEILH
- a CDS encoding SUF system NifU family Fe-S cluster assembly protein — protein: MDENLYLDFILEHYKNPRNFGTIEHAQVDEKGSNSSCGDEIELFLKINNNVVEDVKFYGKGCAISQASASILTELIKGKTIEELNNFKSEDLLKELGITLTPVRLKCALLSYEVLKRGLEKYRK
- a CDS encoding cysteine desulfurase; protein product: MIDTQKIKQDFPILQRIINGKKLTYLDSTATTQKPNSVIDAISDYYRNYNANVHRAIYNIGEVATEKYEAARAKVADFIKARRPEEIIFVRNATEALNLLAYVYGFNYLKEGDEVITTVMEHHSNIVPWQIWSKKGLKLKFVDINDDGTLKMEDYEKLITDRTKIITVAHASNVLGTINDIKKIGKIAHDHNALFIVDAAQSVPHMPVNVQDLNCDFLAFSGHKMLGPMGIGVLYGKYDILENLEPFMGGGEMINEVHKEGATWAETPQKFEAGTPNVAGAIGLSAAIDYLNNIGMQNVRDHEKELVSYALNRLKERKDLDIYGPSDAEKKGGVIAFNFKNINPESLATNMQRQGIMIHSHDVASILDRSGVAVRSGHHCAQPLMDRLGIVATARASFYVYNDKDDIETFIDGLDNIYKILKIK
- a CDS encoding SufD family Fe-S cluster assembly protein, translated to MISDDDLINISNSNNEPGWFLDLRLKNLELFHFFQSRKIADSPVEKNYFDKDKYIQNLLDNFSNKQKTKGLFEYKNNRVCFDLSQKKDLDIHLNLDGVEIIDINDAIKKYPELIKDAMSHASDEYTALKNAVWGTGLFVHVPKNKIIKNISLNTIFGTGKTIKNDIFYIEENSDVQLINYTNIKESGQYLDGATYIINNNAKLKSLYLGDGASHSLMSVKESILNKDAKEEWYYALKNFEYHLMDSKSIYIGQSSSAKVVGAAIGKNKQVYESITDALHTAPDTTSFSNIKVALLDYSRAIMRGNIKIEKDATRSNAFYEGNALLLNRGTNSITLPFLEIDGSGSVARHAATSTNVDPDHIFYLLTRGLDEISAKKILVDGFLDEVVRQILITEGTRFLNIGE
- the sufB gene encoding Fe-S cluster assembly protein SufB, with translation MKDKIIERDEQKYNFVTPQKYEFVTEKGLSKKVVEEISEVKKEPDWMRRLRLKSLEIFLEAPMPNWGPDLRELNFDDITYYLRPESIKTRSWNDVPKDIKDTFEALGVPEMERKYLAGSVAQFESEGVYANIKKELDAKGVIFSDLDTALKEHPDIVKEYFMKAVPMRDNKFSALHGAVWSGGSFVYVPAGVKLDLPLMTYFRMNSAQEGQFEHTLIIAEKDSAVSYIEGCTAPVYNLSSLHSAVVEIYVKEKAKVRYTTVQNWSKDIYNLNTKRAWVDRDGKMEWVGGSLGSKVTMLYPSSYLRGERATASHLNIVLSSGNTWKDGGAKVLHLAPNTSSKVISKSISMDGGVSVYRGLLRISKGAYNSKSHVQCDALILDDRSKSITYPHNEVYEDSATVAHEASVGKIGEEELFYMQTRGLKEDEARSMIVLGFLDDVMKEIPLEFSLELNRLIKLEMSKLGAVG
- the sufC gene encoding Fe-S cluster assembly ATPase SufC gives rise to the protein MISLKIEDIHAEIENKEILRGVNLEIRQGEIHALMGPNGSGKTTLAHIIFGDKKYKITKGRILLDDEDITNLPTEERAKKGLFLTFQAPISLPGVKLFTLIRSAYLAEHPTENINFKDFITKVQEKSKVLSLDPSFLGRNTNEGFSGGERKKSEILQMATLLPKIAVVDEIDSGLDVDALETVANSLNSIITGSDSMGALIITHYQRILKYLKPHYVHVLYNGKILRSGDYSLAMQIEEKGYDWIRNM